The genomic window CGCGAGCGAGTGAGCCGCGTCCGCGAGCAGCGCGACGCTCCCGAACACCAGCCCCGCGCCGCCCTCGGCGACGATCTTCGCGACGTTGCCGAGGACGTTCGCCCACGACGCCCGCGCGAACGCGCCCCGCCCGCCGTCGCCGTCCGCGCCACCCTCTTCGGACATGTATCGGTTTAGAGCCAGTCTAACCTTGGATCTTTTCCTTCCCCGCCTCGAGCCGAGAGAGCCCGCCCGGACGGCTTTCGCAACGCTCATTTCGATCCTGTGAGAACGCCGCCGTATCCGGGCGATGGGGCCCGCCTGATCCAACCGCCGGAGGAACGCCGGACCCGCTGGCATCGTGCCGGCACGGGCCGAGCGTCGGTCGGCTGACGGTCCCTGCGACCAGCCAGCCATGACAGACGCTCACCCGCTCGTCCGACTCGAGACGCTCGCACTGATCGCCGTCGGCGGCTTCGCCGGCTCGAACCTCCGTTTCTTCGCGATGGGGGCGCTCCCGGACGTGCCGTCGATCGTCCTCGTCAACGCCGTCGGAAGCGCCGCGCTCGCCGTTCTGGTCTACGAGGCCGAATACGCGGGGTACGTTGGACCACGGGCCCGACTCGTCTTCACGACCGGCTTCCTCTCCTCGCTGACGACCTACAGCACATTCGCGCTGCAGACCGCGCTCGCGTCGGCCCCGCTCGCGCTGCTCGGTATCGTCGCGGCCAACTACGGGTTCGGTACCATCGGCGTGCTCGCGGGGCGGGCGCTCGCTCGCCGCATCGGCGATCCGCGACCCACCGGTGGTGAGACGGCGTGAGTGCGACGGCGTTCGATCCGATCGTCGGCGCGCTCGTCGCGATCGATCCCGAACCCGCCCACGTCGTCGGCACCGGCGGCGCGATCGGCGCAGTCCTCCGATACTGGGTCTCTCAGTGGCTTTCCGCTCGGGCCTCGAGCGATCGACTGCCACTTCCGACGTTCGCGGTCAACGTCCTCGGCAGTTTCGTCTTCGGGCTCGCGGTGTTTGCGGGCGCGAACGAGTCGACGCTGTCGCTCGTCGGCACCGGAATCTGCGGTTCGTTTACGACCTTCTCCTCGTTTTCGGTCGAGACGCTCCAGTTGTACGAGCGCGGCGACCGGGCCCTCGCGGTCGGCAACGCCGCGGCCAATCTCGCGGGTTCGCTCGCAGCGATCGGGGTCGCGTGGGCGCTCGTCGCTGTCGGCCCTGTCTGAGTCCGCACCGGCGGTCCCGGTCGGGACCCGTTAGCGATCGGTCACGTGCGGTAGTGGTTCGCACGCACTCGAGCGATCGCATCGCGTTCGATCCGTGGTAGGTTTATGTTCGGGGCGCGTGAAGCGACGCTATGGAGGCTCGCCAAGAGGCGTGGCGCATCTACCGCGAGTCACTCCCGATTCTCGCAGTCAGCCTCGCCGGCGGGATCTTCGCGGGGTCGGTCCTCGGATCGGAGGGGATGACGGAAGGGTTCGAGCGGTTTCCCGGACTGCTGTTGTTGCTCCCCGCCTTCCTCGCGACTCGAGGGAACGTCTACGGCGCGATGGGGGCGCGGATCTCGAGCGGACTCCATCAGGGGATGATCGATCCGTCGTTCTCGTGGGACCGACGGCTGGTCAACGCGGTCGCTGCCTCCTTTATCAACGGCATCGGTATCTCGGTGTTCATCGCCGTGCTCTCGTGGGGGATCTTGCACGTGTTAGGGCGCGAATCCGCGAGACTCGTCGAACTCGTCGGCATCATGCTGGTCTCCGGCGTGCTGACATCCGTGACGTTGATCTTCGGACTGCTGGCGCTCGTGTTCGCGAGTTACGAGTACGGGCTCGACCCCGACAACCTGATCGGCCCGATCGTCACCACGCTCGGCGACATCTTCGGCGTCGTCTTCCTCTTCGTCGCGATCACCGTCGTCGGGGGGATCTTCTGATGGCGGCGACGGAGCCCGACGACTCGCTCGACTCGTGGTCGATCCGCAACATCGTCGCCACGATGTTCCCCATTCTGGTCGTCCTCTCGATGCTCGAGATGGGGTCGGGCTACGTCCTCGAAGAACTCGAGGAGACCTACCTCTCCAATCCGACGCTGCTGGTGCTCGTCCCCGTGATGATCGGGATGGGCGGGAACCTCGGCGCGATCCTCTCCTCGCGGCTCTCGACGCGACTCCATCTGGGCTTACTCGAGTTCGATCTGCGGGACGAGGTGTTATGGACGAACGTGATCGCAATTATGGGCCTCGCGCTCACGATCTTCTCGGCGCTCGGACTCATCGCGTGGGTCGTCGGTCAAACCATCGCCGCACCGATGGCACTCGCCGATCTCATGCTCATCTCGGTCGTCAGCGGCATGCTACTCGCCGCGATCGCGACCGTTCTCAGCATCGCCGCGACCTACGTCTCCTATACGCAGGGGCTGGATCCGGACGACACGACGATCCCGGTGGTGACGAACGTCTGTGACATCCTCGGCGTGATCGTCCTCTCAGGAGTCGCCATCGTCGTGTTGAACTGAGTCGCCGAGAGCACATACAGAGCACGCTACGATTCGCGCGTTCTTACGCCGACGAGAGGTTGCAGAAATCTGCCGCAACCGTTCAAGTGTCGTGTCGGACTGGGTTTTTAATTTAGATAGATGAACTTATATAAAATACGCTCCGGAATCTTGTATCATAATTTCCGAGAGAGCGGTATGGTCATTCCGGGAAACAATCGAGATATGGTTAGCAACAACTCGTTTTCACCTATTAACAGCCATTCACAATACAGTTCGGGCATTCAACCGTTTCCTCATTCCTACTCCAGCCGAGCGGACCACAGCAGGCCACACAGCTCGTACAACTCCGGTAATACGGTGGCCCACATTCACTTCGATCTGCACTGAGAGTTGCTTCTTGGAATTCCTCTCCCTGGTAGTAATTGTCCGGTGCGTAGATGATTTCGGGACCGTTTTCTTGATGGAGATAGGCAGTAGGTGTGAAATCAGAGAGTGGCAACATAATTTCCAGCCTGTCTCCATCGATAGGAATGTGGTAATTATACTGTTCAAACTCTCCATTGACCCGAATCCGTTCAATACCGCCTGACTTTGATTCGTCGGCTAACGTCTTGAAGGGGATCGCTTCAACTGACGGCTCCGAAAGATATCCATCAGCTTCTAGGCTATCAAATAACCTTGAGGACATTACCTCCTCAATATTTTCCCTTGCAGTTTCAAAGTCAACGGAGAGAGGCTCAACGTCAGTATCATCTGGTTTTTCATCGTGGCCTACAACTGCTGAGGCAGATCCGCTAAGGCCAATTGAGGAAGCCGCACCAATCGCTAGATTACGGAGTAATCGATGTCGTTTTCCCGAGTACTGTTCCTCATTTGACCCCATACGGCTATTACTTCTCGCAATTGCGATTGGATATTTATCTCGTTAACACTCAAAATTATACCATACTAACCAGTGATTTATTCCCCATCATATATCTGAGACATATCTGATTAGAAACTCAACAGATTTTTTGTTGTTGGTATATGGATTGATTTGCATGAGTAGGATAGGTCACTGGCGCACATGGGCCAACATCGGATTGATAGCATTTTTGCTTCTATTTATGTCCATGGTGACACAATACACAGTAGGAGGATTAAATGGTACACTCAAATCAGTGGGCATCTCTCCAGTAGTGTATACCCAAGCGCTAATCGGAATCGCAATTCTATCAATGTTTATGATGATGATTTTCCTAAACGAAAGCGAGGAAGAGGTCGAGTACTGATATTTTGAGTGACGAGATGTAGAGATGTTTCAGAACACCTATCATTTACGGCGTTTTGATTCCTAATAAGAGTATAGATAATATTTATAGATGGTCGAAATCATTCATCTAATGACTACAGAAACCGTGCTGGTTATGCTGCGGCTAGATTCCGGAAATCCGCTGCAGCGGTGCGAGTCCCCTTCGAGATGAGCACGTCGCCGCCGCGCAGTTCGGCGTCGGCGTCCGCGACCAGCAGCCACCCGTCGCCGGGCCGGCGGATGGCGATCACCGACATCGTCGAATCGGCGTCGGGAACGCCGGCGGTCACCGCGGTGCCGTCGAGGTCGCTCCCCTCGCCGACCTCGACGCGGGTGATGATCTCGTCGCTCTCCTGGACGGCCACCTGCACGACCGGGTGGACATCGATGTCCCGAAGGACTCCCTCGCTGATCTCGATCGCGGCGTCGCTGATCCGCTCCGTACAGTTGCCGAGCTGGATCAGCCCGCGCAGGACGACCGGATCGGCCGCGTCCGCGGCCGCCCGAAGCGTCCACGCCTCGAACCGCGACTGCATCGCGTCGACCTCGACCTCGAGGTTGCGGACCTCTTCGGCGAGTTCCTCGCTGTCGAACAGCACGCTGCTGTAGGCCAGATCGACCGCCAGTTCGGAGAAGTCCTTCATGTGGACGATCGTGTCCACGGCTCGCTCGAGGTCGTCGATATCGGGTGTCTCGACGCTCGGGGCCTCGTAGACCTCGCCGGTCAGCTCCTCGCAGACATCGCCGATCGCCGACTCGGGGCCCCGGAGGAGCGCGACGTCGTCGGCTTCGACGCAGGTCGTCGGCCCCGGGTTGAGCAGCCAGTCGCTGCCCCGCCGGAGCGCGATCACGCGCACGCCCGTCTCGGACTCGAGGTCGATGTCCTCGAGGGTGCGCCCGGCATAGGACGAGTCCGGCGCGACGACGCCCCGGAGGAGCGCTTCGGCGGCGTCGGGCAACGCCGCTCGCATCGCCTCGGGCAGGCCCATGTCCTCGAGGACGATCTTCGCGATGTCGCCCGCGGCGTCGCTGATGCCGTCGGCGGCCCCGACGATTCCCAGCACGGGGGCGAGCTGTTCCGCGTCGGCCGGCTTCCGGGCGGCCATCAAGAGGCTCATCCGCGCGCGAAGCTCGAGGACGTCCATCCGCTCTTCGAGTCGGAGCACCTCCGTCGCGAGCTCCTCGCTCTGGTGGAGCACGGCCGAGTACGAGAGGTCGATCAACAGCTCGGCGGTGTCTTTCATCTCCACCAGCACGTCCTTGACGCTGACGGGCTCGTACTCGATCGGGGCCGACGATGTCTCGCCCTCGAGCGGGTCCATACCTCGAGAGAGGCGGGCCCGCGGAAAAAGCGTTTCCCGCTGCGCCGGCCGCGGCCGAGGATGGGACGACGCGGCCTTCCGACACGGTTTTGCCCGGGCGCAAAGAACGCACGACCAATACCAATGCTCGACCGGACCTATCTGCGCGAGAATCCCGACGAGGTACGCAACGCCCTCGACGCCCGCGGGGCCGATGTCGATCTCGACGAGGTACTCGAACTCGACGAACGCTGGCGGGAGCTGAAAGCCCGCGGTGACGACCTGCGCAACGACCGCAACCAGATCACAACGCGGATCGGCACGCTCGTCGCCGAAGGGAAAGACGAGGAGCGGGAGGAGGCCATCGAGCGGTCGCGGGAACTCAAAGCCGAAATCGAAGATGTCGAGGACGAGGCCGCCGAACTGCAGGAGGAACTGCAGGAACGGATGCTCGAGATCCCGCAGATACCCCACGAGAGCGTCCCGCTGGGGGTCGACGAACGCCACAACGAGGAGGATCGGCGCTGGGGCTTCGACGACCTGCGCGACCTGCCCGACGAGGTCACCCCCCACTACGACCTCGGCGAGGAGATGGACATCATCGACGAGGAACGCGCCGCCAAGACGACCGGTGCCGGCTTCTACTTCCTCAAGGGAGAGGGCGCACAGCTCGAGCACGCCCTGATCCAGTTCATGATGGACGTCCACCGCGACCAGGGCTACGTCGATCTCTTCCCGCCGGTGCCGGTCAAGAGCGCCTCGATGCGGGGGACCGGCCAGCTCCCGAAGTTCGCCGACGACGCCTACCGACTGGGCGGGAGCAACGAGGAGGAGTACGAGGAGGAAGACCTCTGGCTCTGTCCCACCGCGGAGGTGCCGGTCACCAACATGTACGCGAACGAGATCCTGCTGGACGACGACCTCCCGCTCAAACATCAGGCCTACACGCCGAACTTCCGGCGCGAGGCCGGCGAGCACGGCACCGAGACCCGCGGGATCGTCCGCGTCCACCAGTTCAACAAGGTCGAACTCGTCAACTTCGTCGAGCCCGAGGAGAGCTACGACCGCCTCGAGAACCTCCTCGAGGAGGCCGCGGACATCCTCGAGCGGCTCGGGCTCCCCTACCGCATCCTCGAGCTCTGTACCGGCGACCTGACCTTCGCCAGCGCCAAGACCTACGACATCGAGGTCTGGGCCCCCGGCGACGACATGGACGACGGCCCCGAGGACGGCGGCCGCTGGCTCGAGGTCTCGAGCGCGTCGAACTTCGAGGACTTTCAGGCCCGGCGCGCCGGCCTGCGCTACCGGCCCGAGCGCCACGAGTCGGCCGAATACCTGCATACCCTGAACGCCTCGGGACTGGCGATTCCCCGCGTCATGGTCGCCATCCTCGAGTACTACCAGAACGAGGACGGCACGGTGACCATCCCCGAGCCGCTGCAGCCGTACATGGGCGGGAAAGAGGTCATCGAAGGCCACGAAAAGGTCGGCGAGAGCGCGCTCGGTGCAGGCGAGCGGGAGTAGACTGGGGCGTCGTTTCGCGGATCGTCCAATTCTGTCAACGAGAACGATTATAGTGGTGAAATCGGATCTACGGGTATGTACATCGATCTCCGTCAGAAGGTACTCGCCTCGGTCATCGGCGTGCTGTTCGTCGTCGGTGCGTTCGTACTGTTCTCGTGGTGGCTCGCGTTGCTGGTCTTCTTCGTCATACTCCCCTTCTTCATGAAGGTGCTG from Natrinema versiforme includes these protein-coding regions:
- a CDS encoding magnesium transporter, with product MEARQEAWRIYRESLPILAVSLAGGIFAGSVLGSEGMTEGFERFPGLLLLLPAFLATRGNVYGAMGARISSGLHQGMIDPSFSWDRRLVNAVAASFINGIGISVFIAVLSWGILHVLGRESARLVELVGIMLVSGVLTSVTLIFGLLALVFASYEYGLDPDNLIGPIVTTLGDIFGVVFLFVAITVVGGIF
- a CDS encoding CrcB family protein; translated protein: MTDAHPLVRLETLALIAVGGFAGSNLRFFAMGALPDVPSIVLVNAVGSAALAVLVYEAEYAGYVGPRARLVFTTGFLSSLTTYSTFALQTALASAPLALLGIVAANYGFGTIGVLAGRALARRIGDPRPTGGETA
- a CDS encoding magnesium transporter, whose amino-acid sequence is MAATEPDDSLDSWSIRNIVATMFPILVVLSMLEMGSGYVLEELEETYLSNPTLLVLVPVMIGMGGNLGAILSSRLSTRLHLGLLEFDLRDEVLWTNVIAIMGLALTIFSALGLIAWVVGQTIAAPMALADLMLISVVSGMLLAAIATVLSIAATYVSYTQGLDPDDTTIPVVTNVCDILGVIVLSGVAIVVLN
- the serS gene encoding serine--tRNA ligase, with amino-acid sequence MLDRTYLRENPDEVRNALDARGADVDLDEVLELDERWRELKARGDDLRNDRNQITTRIGTLVAEGKDEEREEAIERSRELKAEIEDVEDEAAELQEELQERMLEIPQIPHESVPLGVDERHNEEDRRWGFDDLRDLPDEVTPHYDLGEEMDIIDEERAAKTTGAGFYFLKGEGAQLEHALIQFMMDVHRDQGYVDLFPPVPVKSASMRGTGQLPKFADDAYRLGGSNEEEYEEEDLWLCPTAEVPVTNMYANEILLDDDLPLKHQAYTPNFRREAGEHGTETRGIVRVHQFNKVELVNFVEPEESYDRLENLLEEAADILERLGLPYRILELCTGDLTFASAKTYDIEVWAPGDDMDDGPEDGGRWLEVSSASNFEDFQARRAGLRYRPERHESAEYLHTLNASGLAIPRVMVAILEYYQNEDGTVTIPEPLQPYMGGKEVIEGHEKVGESALGAGERE
- a CDS encoding potassium channel family protein, encoding MDPLEGETSSAPIEYEPVSVKDVLVEMKDTAELLIDLSYSAVLHQSEELATEVLRLEERMDVLELRARMSLLMAARKPADAEQLAPVLGIVGAADGISDAAGDIAKIVLEDMGLPEAMRAALPDAAEALLRGVVAPDSSYAGRTLEDIDLESETGVRVIALRRGSDWLLNPGPTTCVEADDVALLRGPESAIGDVCEELTGEVYEAPSVETPDIDDLERAVDTIVHMKDFSELAVDLAYSSVLFDSEELAEEVRNLEVEVDAMQSRFEAWTLRAAADAADPVVLRGLIQLGNCTERISDAAIEISEGVLRDIDVHPVVQVAVQESDEIITRVEVGEGSDLDGTAVTAGVPDADSTMSVIAIRRPGDGWLLVADADAELRGGDVLISKGTRTAAADFRNLAAA
- the crcB gene encoding fluoride efflux transporter CrcB, translating into MSATAFDPIVGALVAIDPEPAHVVGTGGAIGAVLRYWVSQWLSARASSDRLPLPTFAVNVLGSFVFGLAVFAGANESTLSLVGTGICGSFTTFSSFSVETLQLYERGDRALAVGNAAANLAGSLAAIGVAWALVAVGPV